Proteins encoded by one window of Corythoichthys intestinalis isolate RoL2023-P3 chromosome 20, ASM3026506v1, whole genome shotgun sequence:
- the ankrd33ba gene encoding ankyrin repeat domain-containing protein 33B — protein MVLITDDRDGGVAASLRVKQLQQHKAGAGIAQVHPTIVEEEDYLGSCEDDEESEDEEEEDFEEVDFEDLDDTRSIASDDSFYPPDDDAFADSERSMSPQSPEPVSFFRACCTNNLSIVRIMIRHGLSEDEVKQTDRNNRTGLLVACYQGYVDVVIALSQCPYVDANWQDSEGNTALITAAQAGHITITNYLLNYYSGLDIERRNCHGFTALMKAAMQGRVECVRSLMMAGATLNARDCGRQMTAREWALFTGRYETAWVMARLMERSTPDQMCDTYSLEWPPLASMVAKAREPRGCLRRLTDTMRDVFNIANVTNPEDAGVIDHLVSVTTAIKSPFIAVTCHTVCPESPPSVGKRRYAVPEIVRLQRAKELSAINPDRVDTHLRLFRNSRVTLVPKPLPDRRASLQTQSAAPRVRTSSLGMLSYNGTELRRTSLLPLHMMLRRSSVRPGFTIPKVRVSKAPAPTYEPEKIRRKSSAKDGSRHLLQIPKWRYKELKEERRKAEEAERKRLEALTKRHLTVGMRK, from the exons ATGGTGCTGATCACGGACGACAGGGATGGAGGAGTCGCAGCGTCGCTCCGGGTCAAGCAGCTCCAGCAGCACAAAGCCGGCGCGGGCATCGCTCAGGTCCACCCGACAATTGTTGAGGAGGAAGACTATCTTGGCTCGTGCGAGGATGACGAAGAGAGCGAGGACGAAGAGGAGGAGGATTTCGAAGAAGTTGACTTCGAGGACTTGGATGATACTAGGAGTATCGCGTCCGATGACTCCTTCTACCCGCCCGATGATGATGCGTTCGCGGACTCCGAGCGCTCCATGTCCCCTCAGAGCCCGGAGCCCGTGTCCTTCTTTCGGGCGTGCTGCACTAACAACCTTTCTATCGTCCGGATCATGATAAGGCATGGGCTGTCAGAGGACGAGGTCAAGCAGACGGACCGGAACAACAGG ACAGGGTTGCTGGTGGCTTGTTACCAAGGTTATGTTGACGTAGTCATagcgttatctcagtgtccgtaCGTGGATGCTAACTGGCAGGACAGCGAGGGGAACACGGCTCTCATCACCGCAGCGCAGGCAG GTCACATTACAATCACCAACTATCTGCTCAACTACTACTCAGGCTTGGACATTGAGAGGAGAAATTGTCATGGCTTCACCGCTCTCATGAAAGCTGCCATGCAGGGCCGCGTTGAATGTGTCCGCTCGCTCATGATGGCAG GAGCCACTCTAAACGCACGTGATTGTGGTCGTCAAATGACCGCCAGGGAGTGGGCCTTGTTCACCGGTCGCTACGAAACTGCCTGGGTGATGGCCCGATTGATGGAACGGTCAACTCCGGATCAAATGTGTGATACGTACAG TCTAGAGTGGCCCCCTCTGGcatcaatggtagccaaagCTCGCGAGCCCCGAGGCTGTCTGAGGCGCTTGACTGACACCATGCGCGACGTGTTCAACATTGCGAATGTCACCAACCCCGAGGACGCCGGCGTCATCGACCACCTGGTGTCTGTGACGACAGCCATCAAGAGCCCTTTCATTGCAGTAACTTGTCATACG GTGTGCCCTGAGAGCCCCCCAAGTGTGGGCAAACGGCGTTACGCAGTTCCCGAGATTGTCCGCCTTCAACGCGCCAAAGAGCTCAGCGCCATCAATCCGGACAGGGTAGATACTCACCTCAGGCTATTCCGGAATTCACGGGTCACTCTGGTTCCCAAGCCCTTGCCCGATCGGCGGGCCAGCCTTCAGACGCAGAGCGCGGCGCCTCGAGTCAGGACCTCCAGCCTGGGAATGTTGTCTTATAATGGAACAGAGCTACGAAGGACCAGCCTTCTGCCTCTTCACATGATGCTCAGGAGGAGCAGCGTCAGGCCGGGATTCACCATCCCCAAAGTGAGGGTGTCCAAGGCCCCCGCGCCCACTTACGAGCCTGAAAAGATCCGCAGGAAGAGCAGTGCTAAAGATGGAAGCAGGCACTTGCTGCAGATTCCTAAGTGGCGATATAAGGAGCTGAAAGAGGAAAGGAGGAAAGCTGAGGAGGCTGAAAGGAAGAGGCTGGAGGCATTAACCAAGAGACACCTCACTGTCGGGATGAGGAAGTAa